The genome window AGAACCACCAGCAGCACGTAAAGTAAAAACCAACTCCTTGCCTTCCTCTATCATATTCCAGTTGGCATAACCAGGGAAGAATAACTTAACGCCAGACCCAGCAGCTTCATTCTGTGCCTGAGCGGTATAGAATAAAAAACTAAATATTAAAAATAAAAAGATTTTTTCTTGTACTTTTTTCATGTTGGGTTTCGTAGGAAGTATTGTATGAAATACTAGAACGCAAAGTAAAGTGAAAAAATTTTAACCAAATATGGCAAAATTGTGTTTTTTATTTCTCAAAAGAGGACCATTGGAAAATAATAACCTTATTTGATCCTCTCTGATAAATTCTTCATATCACTCTCTTTTAGTATATTGCTTATTCGTCACAGAAGTATCTGTTTATCAATAAATAGCGCACAAAATTAGAAGTATTTCGGAAGTCCGCCATATTAAATCCAAAAACAACCTCTATACAAAAGATAATCTTGCTTTTTCCCTATTCTTACTTACTTATATCCAGTATTGAAACTAGTGTCTGCTATTCTACTGCATTTTACTGTTGTGTATATGTCATATATAATATGTTATTTTCTATTGTATATATAAAAATGAGGTTACCAACTAATAGATTTAAGTATGCAATAAGATTTTTATCAGTATAATCTTTTTGTTGCTACATTATTCTGCTATATGATAATTTATCCAGGGTAATCGTGTTCTATCCGCAAAAACAACATACCAGAATCTCTATTTTTGTAGATGGGTGAATTCATTATTTTAAAGAAAATATTACATGGCTCACCAAATTATTTGTTCCTGTCCGTTACATCAATATGGATACTATTAAAATAAAAACGGTTCGCTGTCACACAACGAACCGTTTTAAATCAAGAGTAAAAAACTAATTACTCAGAAACTTGTGAACTTATTCCACTGACCATTCCAAAATGCCTCCGGCATATTCTTTAGGCAATTTAACCTCTATTTTCAAGGCTTCAGTTTGCACAGGACTAAAGGTCACTTTATTATACTTATCTTTTTCTATTCCATACGAATTCTGGTTCTGGACCTCTTTCCACTTTCCATCAGCAGCCAGATAAAGCAACTTCCAGGATTCAGGTACACGGCAACCACCCCATGGACTGTCATCAAACCAGTAAAGTTTTACAGAGGATACTTTTTCTGGTTTTGCAAAAGTATATTGTACCCATTGGGTCGTGTCTTTCAATGGCCACCAGTGATAATTCAGATTATCTCTATCGTTTGAATTTTTAGGTTCAGCCTGATCATTGATAGCTAGTAATGTTTTTGTTGTATGAGAAGCTGTGATCGTGCTGGTTGAAGCGATCGTTGGGGCGGGTGATGGACGGGCAGCATCTGGTTCAGTAGCTAGCCAAACGGCCATCTCACCTGAGCCACGGTTAGCCCATGCATAATACGGTATAGCTTTAAACGATACAGCTGATAAATCTACTTTATTGTCAATGGAACGTTTTGCCTGGCTGGCACTGCCTTCGAGTACTTCTACCCCTCCCAGTAATTCTGCTTTGTATTCAGGAGTCAATGAAGCGTTTTTGTCAAGCACCAGGTTCAGGACACCGCCATTGGTATAGTCAGGCCATTCGGCACAATACACAACTGGTCCTCTCTGTAAAGCTACTTTGTTATGATCAGCCTCTACTTTCGCATTAGCTACAACCTTTCTTACAGGCATAGGCAATATTAAGCTAATCTCATCTCCTTTTTTCCACTGTCTCTTAATCACCGCATAGCCATGATCCATCTGATAGGTAGCAGGCTTACCATTTATACTAACTGTAAATGCTGTATTATCCTTTGTAGCAAATGAGTAAAGATTACCAGGAGAAGGCTCGTTTTGTGCCCATCCTGGAATACGCAGAGCCATTTCAAAATTCTGAGATTTGGCAGGATTTACGACAAAATTAATTTTTCCATCCCATGGATACTCTGTTTTTTGAGCAACCTCTACTTTACTTCCTTTAAAATCGATGGTGGCAGTGCTGTTTACATATAAGTTTGTATAAATACGAGTTGCATTTTTGGCATACATATAACCTGGTAAGGAAGGAATAAAGCGACACACATTACTAGGACAGCAGGCACAACCAAACCATGCTTTACGGGAATGTTGTCCAAGAGATTGCAATGGATTGTCATAAAAGAAGCGATCTCCACTGACAGATACACCGGAAACAAGACCATTGTATAAGGTCCTTTCCAATACATCATAATACTTGGCGTCACCATGCAACAGAAACAAACGATAGTTCCAGTATACATTACCAATAGAAGCACACGTTTCATTATAAGCAGCCATGTTAGGCAGATCATATGCAGGTCCGAATCCTTCATGACCACCTGCGGCGCCAATACCACCTGTAATGTATAGTTTGTCATATACTACATCTTCCCATATCTTATCAATAGCATGTACATAGGCTTCATCACCCGTAATAGCAGCAACATCGGCCATTCCGGAATACATGTAGGTAGCACGTACAGCATGTCCAACAGCTTCTGTCTGGTCTACTACCTTTTTATTATCCTGACTATATTCTGTTCCTTTGCCTCGAGAATCCAGAAAGAATTTTGCCAGATCCAGGTATTGTTTTGTGCCTGTAGTGCGATACAATTTTACCAACGCCATCTCTACAATCTGATGTCCGGGTTCATAATCCAGTTTACCAGGTCCGAAATCACGGCACAACAGATCGGCATTTTTGATAGCAATATCCAGCAAGGAACGTTTGCCGGTGGCCTGATAATGAGCGACAGCTGCCTCAAACAGGTGTCCACTATTATATAATTCATGGCTCAGATCCGACTCCTTTACCCAACGTTGCATACCAGCCCAGGGATGAGGATGTGCAGGATCAATAGTACGTGCAGTATATAAGTAGCCATCGGGTTCCTGTGCTTTGCCAATGTAATCAATCAATGTATCCAGCCTTGCTTCCAGGTATTTATCCGGAAAAGTTTGAAGAGAATAACTGGCTCCTTCAATAATCTTATAGATATCTGTATCATCAAAAGGATATTCTGTACAGAACTTTCCTTCTTTGGTATGCGCTGCAAACAAAAAATTATCGACCCGGCCAGTTTTGTAACAATGTCCCAATGCAATCGGAATAGTTACCTCATGGTTCTTTTTAATACGGGGAGCCCAGAACTTGTCATTCACCTTTACAGAGGTAAACGGAATCGGTTGAATCGGATACTCCCTATCCTTTGTCTGGCTATAGCCTGACATGCCCAACAGGAATAAAAAGGACAAACAAAACATTGTCCTGATGATGTGCATTTTCATAAGTAAGCTAATTTATATAGACTATTTGGTTGCAAGGTTTATTCTTTTCTATCAACTAAAGCGATCTAAACAGCTTTATTATTAAAGATAGGCTATACCTGGGTAATGTGCACTTAAAAATAGAGAAACTGATAATTTTTGTCTAAAACATGTTAACATACTATCATACTTACAGACTATAAGCAGTACAGGTAAATATTCTATTGGTCTTTGTACTACCTTCCTGTTTGGTAATCTCCATTCCATGTGCATTGGCATTACCATATTTAAATAGAATTGCGCTTAGTTTCTGAGAGAAAAATACTCTCCAAGTACAAAGGCGGAAAGATGCTTTCAGGAGGATATATGAGCATCCCGAATTTTAGATAAGGGTTTTACCAGCGTCTATTCTTTTGAAAAGAGTATAGGCGCTGGTTTATTTTTAAGCAATCTTTTTAGTTGAGTTGGTTTATTATCCCTTGAATTATTCTTCCACTAGCCTCTTCATTTTTTACTTGCCCAAAAAGGTTTTATCCTCACTACATCCCTCTTCCTACCATGTTACTTTTTTGCTTGTCCAAAAAAGTACCCCAAAAAGGACACCTCCAGCGATCCTTCCCCCTGTAAGGCCAAAGGCCAACCTCGCGGAGAAAAGATTGCCAGCGCACCTACACTGCCTCTCGCGATTGAAGTGAATATAATTCTCTTTGTAATTCCTTTGCTTCTCTTTTTTAAAGGATGCGGTATTGTTTTTCTCAAAATCCGGGATGACTCATTTTATGTTGATGGCATTGAGCAAGCGGTCAAACCAGTATATCAACTTGGAAGATCTGATTTCTACTTTTTGTCTGCGTTAGTCCTACAAAATTCTACGTCCCTGTACTTTCTCTTTTCTCTCCGGAAAGAACCTATACTTTTGTAATCAACTATGAAAACAAACACTGCCACATCTCACTGGGTATCACTCTACTGGAAATGCCAGTTGATCGGGTGGTCACTTACAAGTTTGTGGTGGGCTTATCAGGGATTGGCAAACTCCATAGAGAAGAGTTATACAGTGGCCGCTATTCATTTCATTGGAGATTGTAGCATCAGCATTCTCCTTACCCATAGTTACAGAAATCTTTCTCTGAAAAATGGATGGAACAAGCTGAATCTGGATTCACTTTTGCCTCGTATTATTTTGTCAGTAGGTGTGTTGGGCAGTCTGTTTATGCTTTTGATTGCCATCAAGCTGTATCTGGTGCGCATGTACTTTATAGATCAGTCTGTAGGTTCTTTTACAGACTTTTTTAAAGATAACTCGATGACACTCCTAATTACAGGTGTCCGTCTGATGGCAGTATGGGTGCTGGCATTTCATCTGTATCACTATGCTCAGT of Xanthocytophaga agilis contains these proteins:
- a CDS encoding glycoside hydrolase family 127 protein, whose amino-acid sequence is MSGYSQTKDREYPIQPIPFTSVKVNDKFWAPRIKKNHEVTIPIALGHCYKTGRVDNFLFAAHTKEGKFCTEYPFDDTDIYKIIEGASYSLQTFPDKYLEARLDTLIDYIGKAQEPDGYLYTARTIDPAHPHPWAGMQRWVKESDLSHELYNSGHLFEAAVAHYQATGKRSLLDIAIKNADLLCRDFGPGKLDYEPGHQIVEMALVKLYRTTGTKQYLDLAKFFLDSRGKGTEYSQDNKKVVDQTEAVGHAVRATYMYSGMADVAAITGDEAYVHAIDKIWEDVVYDKLYITGGIGAAGGHEGFGPAYDLPNMAAYNETCASIGNVYWNYRLFLLHGDAKYYDVLERTLYNGLVSGVSVSGDRFFYDNPLQSLGQHSRKAWFGCACCPSNVCRFIPSLPGYMYAKNATRIYTNLYVNSTATIDFKGSKVEVAQKTEYPWDGKINFVVNPAKSQNFEMALRIPGWAQNEPSPGNLYSFATKDNTAFTVSINGKPATYQMDHGYAVIKRQWKKGDEISLILPMPVRKVVANAKVEADHNKVALQRGPVVYCAEWPDYTNGGVLNLVLDKNASLTPEYKAELLGGVEVLEGSASQAKRSIDNKVDLSAVSFKAIPYYAWANRGSGEMAVWLATEPDAARPSPAPTIASTSTITASHTTKTLLAINDQAEPKNSNDRDNLNYHWWPLKDTTQWVQYTFAKPEKVSSVKLYWFDDSPWGGCRVPESWKLLYLAADGKWKEVQNQNSYGIEKDKYNKVTFSPVQTEALKIEVKLPKEYAGGILEWSVE